From a region of the Besnoitia besnoiti strain Bb-Ger1 chromosome I, whole genome shotgun sequence genome:
- a CDS encoding hypothetical protein (encoded by transcript BESB_007590) — translation MFGASAANAAAPSSGGATGGGLFGATASPFSASGSSLFGASGAAGKPATGGLFGASAPSGGGGGSTGLFGGGSAASSSLFGGSSAPAGQSSALGVGKGLFGSTTAATSASKPSLFGAAAPATAAAGTPATAPSSSTAAGSLFGGLAKPAGTEASATRAASGGGLFGAGSGAQPAGGLFGAQPPTAGTAPATTGGLFGAAVPSASQPSTAGAGLFSSDKPAGGATGTAATGTGSSLFGGGASAGGLFGAVTATSSATSGAATSATAPATGGGLFGAAKPAAAATPAAEGTSSPQTDKDAVKPAAASSLFGASAAGGKETGAAAGGLGSSSLFGAAKPGGAAATTGGASSIFGAAATTSTDAPTAAKPLGNTSSSPFGAGAAAAAKPAGGATAAAGGLVGAASSAATTDAAKAAGKPGETAGCSSGAQAGAAAGATTAAALPPPQQVALETLQHERVEEVLAKWEKRLQRRVRRFNEVAEEVGSVEKAMIEESKKIHALREEQIKIERRQMYVSDIIDGLERQQRDLLTLLAAVEASVLQQIPDGACGDAARPSAGNHISLVGGALLASSAEELMSRRLRNIEEQLGDVGLALSEAAERFKPGPLGSVAQVLGVHQAALQASWRQANEIQERVDALQRATANASQVGQR, via the coding sequence ATGTTTGGTGCGTCAGCCGcgaacgcagccgcgccgtcctccggcggagcgacgggcggcggccttTTTGGCGCCACGgcctctcccttctccgcctcaggCTCGTCGCTGTTTGGCGCTTCAGGAGCTGCTGGGAAGCCAGCGACGGGCGGCCTCTTTGGAGCCTCAGCGCCCTCcggcggagggggcggcTCTACGGGTCTCtttggcggcggcagcgcggcttcctcttcgctcttcgggggctccagcgcgccggcggggcaGTCGTCTGCATTGGGGGTAGGCAAGGGACTCTTCGgctcgacgacggcagcaACCTCAGCGTCAAAGCCttctctcttcggcgccgcagctcctgcgaccgccgctgcaggcacACCTGCGACAGCCCCCTCCTCTTCCACTGCCGCTGGAAGCCTCTTTGGAGGTCTCGCGAAGCCTGCCGGTACCGAGGCGAGTGCCACTAGAGCCGCGTCGggaggcggcctcttcggcgccgggTCTGGAGCCCAACCCGCCGGTGGCCTCTTTGGCGCCCAACCGCCCACTGCCGGcaccgcgccggcgacgaccggcggcctcttcggcgccgcggtgccaagcgcctcgcagccgtcAACTGCGGGCGCAGGACTGTTTTCTTCAGATAAACCCGCGGGAGGGGCGACTGGGACTGCGGCGACAGGCACCGGCTCTTCGCTCTTtgggggcggcgcctcggccggCGGGCTCTTTGGAGCCGTCACGGCAACGAGCTCAGCGACGTCCGGAGCCGCTACTTCGGCGACTGCGCCTGCGACTGGCGGAGGCTTGttcggcgcggcgaagcccgctgcggccgccactCCTGCCGCCGAGGGCACAAGCTCCCCACAGACAGACAAAGACGCCGTGaagcctgcggctgcgtcctCCCTCTTTGGCGCCtcagctgctggaggaaaggagacaggggcggcagctggaggcctaggttcgtcttctctcttcggcgcagcgaagccaggaggcgcggccgcgacgaccGGTGGGGCGTCCTCGATTtttggcgcggcggcgaccacgTCGACAGACGCTCCGACCGCGGCGAAACCCTTAGGAAACACTTCTTCGTCCCCGTTTGGAGCcggggcggctgctgcagcaaagccggcgggaggcgcgacggcggcggcgggcgggctCGTTGGGGCGGCGAGctccgcagcgacgacggatgcggcgaaggccgccgggAAGCCAGGGGAGACAGCTGGATGCTCTAGTGGAGCCCAagccggcgcagcagcgggcgcgacgacggctgcggccctgcctccgccgcagcaggtCGCTTTGGAGACGTTGCAGCACGAGAGAGTCGAGGAGGTGCTAGCGAAGTGGGAaaagcggctgcagcggcgcgtgcggcggttCAACGAAGTGGCTGAGGAAGTGGGGAGCGTCGAGAAGGCCATGATTGAAGAGAGCAAGAAGATCCACGCGCTGCGTGAAGAGCAGATCAAGATTGAGCGCCGGCAGATGTACGTTTCCGACATCATCGACGGCTTGGAGCGACAGCAACGCGACCTCCTCACGCTGCTGGCTGCCGTGGAGGCCTCGGTGCTTCAACAGATCCCtgacggcgcctgcggcgacgctgcgcggccgAGCGCAGGGAATCATATCTCCTTGGTTGGGGGCGCGCTGCTTGCGTCTTCAGCGGAGGAGTTGATGTCCAGGCGCCTGAGAAACATTGAGGAACAGCTGGGAGACGTCGGTCTCGCGCTGTCTGAGGCGGCCGAGCGGTTCAAGCCGGGTCCCCTGGGCAGCGTCGCCCAAGTCCTCGGCGTGCACCAAGCTGCGCTGCAAGCTTCTTGGAGGCAGGCAAACGAAATCCAAGAACGGgtggacgcgctgcagcgcgcgaccGCAAACGCGAGCCAGGTAGGCCAGCGGTGA